CCGACGCCGGCGGCTTCGATGATAACTTGATAGGGGGTAGCGAGGGTAAGGATACCGTGGATATAGGCGATCATAGTCTTAATTTGGTTTGGTTATTATGGCATAGGGCTATAGAAAGAGCGTCGGCAGCGTCAAACGGAGTAGGGAGTTTTGCAAGGCGTAAAAGTCTTTGCACCATTCCTTGGACTTGCATTTTGCTGGCATTGCCGTGTCCGGTGACGGCTCGTTTAGCGACAGTAGGTGCATATTCGAAGATGGGGATATTGCGGGTACGTGCTGCGATGATGGCAACACCGCGGGCCATTCCTACTTTCAGGGCGCTTTGGGGATTCACTTTGCTGACATACTGTGTTTCAAGAGCGACTTCATCCGGCATGAAGGAATCTAGAAGTTCACCGAGGTTGACGAATAATGCCAGGTAACGATCTGGCAGGGGTATGGTGGCAGGGATGCGAATACAGCCGTAATCAACGGCAAGGGGAGAGCGCCCTTCGCAGT
This portion of the Parachlamydiales bacterium genome encodes:
- the ruvC gene encoding crossover junction endodeoxyribonuclease RuvC, with product MKTQTITINEKNTSSIKKKRICGIDPGTAITGYGIIDCEGRSPLAVDYGCIRIPATIPLPDRYLALFVNLGELLDSFMPDEVALETQYVSKVNPQSALKVGMARGVAIIAARTRNIPIFEYAPTVAKRAVTGHGNASKMQVQGMVQRLLRLAKLPTPFDAADALSIALCHNNQTKLRL